In Methylotenera mobilis JLW8, the following are encoded in one genomic region:
- a CDS encoding accessory factor UbiK family protein: MLDTHKINEISNKIKEVMATSPLSDVEKNLNALLKGAFTKMELVTREEFEVQAEVLRNTRAKLDALEARLAELEGK; this comes from the coding sequence ATGTTAGATACACATAAAATTAACGAAATATCCAATAAAATCAAAGAGGTAATGGCAACGTCGCCGTTGTCGGATGTGGAGAAAAACCTGAATGCACTATTAAAGGGCGCATTCACCAAAATGGAGCTTGTGACGCGCGAGGAGTTCGAGGTGCAGGCTGAAGTGCTACGCAATACACGTGCAAAGCTTGATGCACTTGAGGCCAGGCTGGCTGAGCTAGAAGGAAAGTAA
- the mpl gene encoding UDP-N-acetylmuramate:L-alanyl-gamma-D-glutamyl-meso-diaminopimelate ligase: MHIHILGICGTFMGGIAVLAKAAGHKVTGCDANVYPPMSTQLEAQGVELIEGFGPSQTALNPDIYVIGNVVSRGNPLMEEILNRGLPYISGPQWLAENVLQGKWVLAVAGTHGKTTTSSMLAWILEYAGLAPGFLIGGVPENFSVSARLPQVPVQDKNSVSPFFVIEADEYDTAFFDKRSKFVHYRPRTAVLNNLEFDHADIFEDLSAIEKQFHHLVRTVPQQGLVVANGKETSLQRVLDKGCWTPVDKFGTDDDWQATNAQGDGSFDVIYKGQMQGHVAWGLLGEHNRMNALASIAAARHAGVAVDVSIAALTEFKNVKRRMEVRGESRGVVVYDDFAHHPTAIETTIAGLRAKVGAARILAVLEPRSNTMKLGVMKNALPASLAQADLVFCYQANLGWDAGAALASIAHKTQVHDDLAQLIQAIKQAVVAGDHVLIMSNGGFGGIHQKLLDALKQDALTEA, encoded by the coding sequence ATGCACATTCATATATTAGGTATCTGCGGAACATTTATGGGCGGTATTGCGGTGCTGGCCAAGGCCGCAGGCCATAAGGTCACAGGTTGTGACGCCAATGTTTACCCGCCAATGAGCACACAGCTTGAAGCACAGGGCGTAGAGTTGATTGAAGGCTTTGGCCCATCGCAAACTGCGTTAAATCCGGATATTTACGTCATTGGTAACGTGGTGTCACGCGGTAATCCATTAATGGAAGAAATCCTTAATCGTGGCCTGCCTTATATTTCCGGCCCGCAATGGCTGGCTGAAAACGTACTGCAAGGTAAGTGGGTGCTGGCAGTGGCTGGTACGCATGGCAAAACCACCACCAGTTCCATGTTGGCGTGGATACTGGAATATGCAGGCTTGGCGCCAGGCTTTTTAATTGGTGGTGTGCCTGAAAACTTTTCGGTATCCGCTCGTCTCCCGCAAGTACCTGTGCAAGATAAAAACAGCGTATCGCCCTTCTTTGTGATTGAAGCGGACGAATACGACACGGCATTTTTTGATAAACGCTCCAAATTTGTACATTACCGCCCACGTACGGCGGTATTGAATAATCTGGAGTTTGATCATGCCGATATTTTTGAAGATTTGAGTGCGATTGAAAAACAGTTCCATCACTTGGTTAGAACAGTGCCGCAGCAAGGCTTGGTGGTGGCCAATGGTAAAGAAACCAGCTTGCAGCGCGTGCTGGATAAAGGCTGCTGGACACCTGTAGATAAATTTGGCACCGACGATGATTGGCAAGCCACTAACGCACAAGGTGATGGCAGTTTTGATGTGATTTATAAAGGCCAGATGCAAGGACATGTGGCATGGGGCTTGTTAGGTGAGCACAATCGCATGAACGCGCTGGCTAGCATTGCCGCTGCGCGCCATGCTGGTGTGGCGGTTGATGTGAGCATCGCCGCTCTAACAGAGTTTAAAAATGTGAAGCGCCGCATGGAAGTGCGTGGCGAGAGCCGTGGCGTGGTGGTGTATGATGATTTTGCCCATCACCCAACTGCGATTGAAACCACTATCGCTGGTTTACGCGCTAAGGTAGGTGCTGCGCGCATTCTGGCGGTATTAGAGCCGCGTTCTAATACCATGAAGCTGGGCGTGATGAAAAATGCCTTGCCAGCTAGTCTGGCGCAAGCGGATTTGGTATTTTGCTATCAAGCCAATTTAGGCTGGGATGCAGGTGCCGCACTTGCGTCTATCGCCCATAAAACCCAAGTGCACGATGACCTAGCGCAGTTAATTCAGGCGATTAAGCAAGCAGTGGTTGCCGGGGACCATGTATTGATTATGAGTAATGGTGGCTTTGGCGGCATTCACCAAAAGTTACTCGATGCCTTAAAACAAGATGCATTAACAGAAGCGTAA
- a CDS encoding TonB family protein has product MSVMSIALSISLLIHLVVLSIHFEPELKKFRDQLPVLEVMLVNTKTKSKPQNTEVYAQANLDRGGNTDLDRQMKTALPALKQQQADVTLKPVVNAKQAAKAAEQPTEEKQSKKNVAVLEKQAQALMTQLEATHRVESQPVQKVSATEVDTAPQENLSKKINLQDVTAAALEMDRLEALISKQQDEYQKRPKRKFVGGRAQEYRYALYVEAWRQKVEKIGNLNYPEAAKNLKLYGQLQMTVSIKADGSIESIEINRSSGHKVLDAAARHIVELAAPYAKFPDDVRKEIDVLSITRTWTFTKEESLATE; this is encoded by the coding sequence ATGAGTGTTATGTCCATTGCATTGAGTATCTCTTTGCTTATACATTTGGTCGTTTTGAGCATTCATTTTGAGCCTGAGCTTAAAAAGTTTCGTGATCAATTGCCGGTGCTGGAAGTGATGCTGGTCAATACCAAAACCAAGTCCAAGCCACAAAACACAGAGGTTTATGCGCAAGCCAATCTGGACCGCGGCGGCAATACAGATTTGGACCGTCAGATGAAGACAGCATTGCCTGCACTCAAACAGCAGCAAGCTGACGTGACACTTAAACCTGTGGTGAACGCTAAGCAAGCGGCCAAGGCGGCAGAGCAACCAACGGAAGAAAAACAGTCGAAGAAAAACGTTGCGGTGCTAGAAAAGCAAGCGCAAGCATTGATGACCCAGCTGGAGGCTACGCATCGGGTGGAATCGCAGCCGGTGCAAAAGGTGAGCGCCACAGAGGTTGATACTGCACCGCAGGAGAATTTGAGTAAGAAAATTAATCTGCAGGATGTGACTGCAGCAGCGCTGGAAATGGATCGTCTGGAGGCTTTGATTTCCAAGCAGCAGGATGAATACCAAAAGCGACCCAAGCGTAAGTTTGTCGGAGGCCGGGCACAGGAGTATCGTTATGCGTTATATGTAGAGGCATGGCGGCAAAAAGTAGAGAAAATTGGTAATCTGAATTACCCTGAAGCTGCAAAAAACCTAAAGCTTTATGGTCAGCTGCAAATGACGGTTTCGATTAAGGCCGATGGCAGTATTGAGTCGATAGAAATTAACCGTAGTTCTGGGCATAAAGTGCTGGATGCCGCGGCAAGGCATATTGTGGAATTGGCAGCACCTTATGCCAAGTTTCCAGATGATGTACGCAAAGAGATCGACGTGCTCAGCATTACCAGAACTTGGACATTTACCAAGGAAGAAAGCCTAGCTACTGAGTAG
- the metH gene encoding methionine synthase: MAQLTISPIETQLRALLAQRILILDGAMGTMIQQYKLTEADYRGERFVDFKAPAGERELFVKGNNELLTLTQPAIIQEIHEKYLAAGADIIETNTFGATAVAQDDYHMAHLVYEMNVEAAKLAKAACAKYSTPDKPRFVAGALGPTPKTASISPDVNDPAARNVNFDQLVNAYLEQTRALVEGGADILMVETIFDTLNCKAALFAIDTYFEEVGRTLPIMISGTVTDASGRILSGQTVTAFWHSVRHAKPLTIGLNCALGATLMRPYVEELSSIADTFVCIYPNAGLPNPMSDTGFDETPDVTSSLVKEFAQSNFLNIAGGCCGTTPAHINAIYNEIKDLPPRQLPALPRTLKLSGLEPFVVDDDSLFVNVGERTNVTGSKAFARLIINEQYDEALTVARQQVENGAQVIDINMDEGMLDAIKAMTHFLNLVASEPDIARVPIMIDSSKWSVIEAGLKCVQGKAVVNSISMKEGEEEFIRQAQLCKRYGAAAIVMAFDEKGQADTFERKIEICKRAYDLLVEKLDFPPEDIIFDPNIFAIATGIEEHNNYAVDFINATHWIKQHLPYAKISGGVSNVSFSFRGNDPAREAIHTVFLYHAIKAGMTMGIVNAGMMGVYDDLAPELKERVEDVVLNRVVDPNNPLAATERMIEIASTLVAGGKKEAATLEWRGTPENPVPVEKRLSHAMVHGITEFIVDDTEEARQKVAAAGGRPIHVIEGPLMDGMNVVGDLFGQGKMFLPQVVKSARVMKSAVAHLIPFIEAEKAADEARTGIVAKPKGKMVIATVKGDVHDIGKNIVSVVLQCNNFEVVNMGVMVPASEILAMAKAENADIIGLSGLITPSLEEMAHVAREMQRDPYFSEQKMPLLIGGATTSRAHTAVKIAPHYDGPIVYVADASRSVTVMQNLLTPETRGAYLAEIQADYEKARTQHANKKGTPMLTIAEARANKADLSFAGADAPVKPKFIGRREIKNADLSVIAQYIDWTPFFQTWDLAGFYPAILKDEVVGDAATKLFNEAQMMLKKIIDGRWLTANGVVALHPANRTGDDDIEIYTDETRTNIAFTYYGMRQQTVKPVIDGIARPNQCLADFIAPKGTPDYIGLFAVTAGLGIEKHEQRFEAAHDDYSSIMLKALADRLAEAFAEYMHERVRVDFWGYAPNENVTKEGLIKEQYQGIRPAPGYPACPDHTVKPDMFKLLQAEAISMALTESFAMSPGAAVSGFYFAHPESKYFSVDKIGIDQLEDMAKRRGLTKEYLERWLAPNLS; encoded by the coding sequence ATGGCTCAATTAACAATTTCTCCGATAGAAACCCAATTACGCGCTTTACTGGCGCAACGCATTCTGATTTTGGATGGTGCGATGGGCACAATGATTCAGCAATATAAGCTGACCGAAGCTGACTATCGTGGTGAGCGCTTTGTTGATTTTAAAGCGCCTGCGGGTGAGCGCGAGTTGTTTGTAAAAGGCAATAATGAGTTATTGACCTTAACCCAGCCAGCGATTATTCAGGAAATCCACGAAAAGTATCTGGCCGCTGGCGCAGATATTATCGAAACCAACACTTTTGGTGCCACCGCAGTTGCGCAAGATGATTACCATATGGCGCATTTGGTGTATGAAATGAACGTCGAAGCAGCCAAGCTGGCAAAAGCGGCTTGCGCTAAATACAGCACACCGGACAAACCACGCTTTGTGGCCGGTGCATTAGGCCCTACCCCTAAAACCGCCTCTATCTCTCCGGACGTGAATGACCCGGCAGCCCGTAACGTGAATTTTGACCAGTTGGTAAATGCTTACTTGGAGCAAACGCGTGCGCTGGTTGAAGGTGGTGCGGATATCTTAATGGTGGAAACCATTTTTGATACGCTTAACTGTAAAGCGGCTTTGTTCGCGATTGATACCTATTTTGAAGAGGTGGGACGTACCCTGCCTATTATGATTTCCGGTACGGTGACCGATGCCTCCGGCCGTATTTTGTCCGGCCAAACAGTCACAGCCTTTTGGCATTCTGTACGCCATGCCAAACCGCTTACAATTGGTTTAAATTGTGCATTGGGCGCTACCTTAATGCGTCCGTATGTAGAAGAGCTGTCTTCGATTGCCGATACTTTTGTCTGTATCTACCCGAATGCTGGTTTGCCTAACCCCATGAGCGATACTGGCTTTGATGAGACGCCTGATGTCACTTCGAGTTTGGTAAAAGAGTTTGCACAGAGCAACTTCTTAAATATCGCTGGCGGCTGCTGTGGCACCACGCCTGCGCACATCAATGCCATTTACAACGAAATTAAAGATTTGCCACCACGTCAGCTTCCTGCGTTGCCGCGCACATTGAAGTTATCTGGTTTAGAGCCGTTTGTGGTGGATGACGATTCGCTATTTGTGAACGTGGGTGAGCGCACCAATGTAACCGGCTCCAAAGCCTTCGCGCGCCTCATTATCAACGAGCAGTACGATGAAGCACTGACGGTAGCGCGCCAGCAGGTAGAGAATGGTGCACAAGTCATCGACATCAACATGGACGAAGGCATGCTGGATGCCATTAAAGCCATGACTCATTTTTTGAATCTGGTGGCGTCTGAGCCTGATATCGCGCGCGTGCCGATTATGATCGACTCTTCAAAATGGAGCGTAATCGAGGCGGGCTTAAAATGCGTGCAAGGTAAGGCCGTGGTTAACTCTATTTCTATGAAAGAAGGCGAAGAAGAGTTCATCCGCCAGGCGCAGTTATGTAAGCGCTATGGCGCAGCCGCGATTGTGATGGCGTTCGATGAAAAAGGTCAGGCTGATACCTTTGAACGTAAGATTGAGATTTGTAAACGTGCTTATGATTTGTTGGTAGAAAAGCTGGACTTCCCACCGGAAGATATCATTTTCGACCCGAATATTTTCGCGATTGCGACCGGTATTGAAGAGCATAACAACTATGCGGTGGACTTTATCAACGCCACGCATTGGATTAAGCAGCACCTGCCCTATGCCAAGATTTCTGGCGGCGTATCTAACGTAAGCTTTAGTTTCCGTGGCAACGATCCCGCACGTGAAGCGATACACACTGTGTTCCTCTATCACGCCATCAAAGCAGGTATGACTATGGGTATCGTCAACGCCGGCATGATGGGTGTGTATGACGACCTAGCGCCAGAGCTCAAAGAGCGCGTGGAAGATGTGGTGCTTAACCGCGTGGTGGACCCAAATAATCCGTTAGCCGCCACCGAGCGCATGATTGAGATTGCCAGCACGCTAGTGGCTGGTGGTAAAAAAGAGGCAGCTACGCTGGAATGGCGCGGTACGCCTGAAAACCCAGTGCCGGTTGAAAAACGCTTAAGTCATGCCATGGTGCATGGTATCACCGAGTTTATTGTCGATGACACCGAAGAGGCACGCCAGAAAGTGGCGGCGGCTGGTGGCAGGCCGATTCATGTGATTGAAGGTCCGCTAATGGACGGTATGAACGTGGTCGGCGACCTGTTTGGCCAAGGCAAAATGTTCCTGCCGCAAGTGGTGAAGTCTGCGCGCGTCATGAAATCCGCCGTGGCACATTTGATTCCATTTATCGAAGCAGAAAAAGCGGCTGACGAAGCGCGCACTGGCATCGTGGCCAAGCCTAAAGGCAAAATGGTGATTGCCACGGTAAAAGGCGATGTGCATGACATCGGCAAAAATATCGTATCCGTGGTGCTGCAATGTAATAACTTTGAGGTGGTAAACATGGGCGTCATGGTGCCCGCCTCTGAGATTTTAGCCATGGCTAAAGCGGAAAATGCCGACATTATCGGTTTATCCGGCTTGATTACGCCCTCCTTGGAAGAAATGGCGCATGTGGCGCGTGAAATGCAGCGCGACCCGTATTTCAGCGAGCAGAAAATGCCGCTATTGATTGGTGGCGCCACTACCTCACGTGCGCATACCGCAGTGAAAATCGCCCCGCACTATGATGGCCCGATTGTGTACGTTGCGGATGCTTCGCGCTCGGTCACGGTAATGCAGAACTTGCTCACGCCAGAAACGCGCGGCGCGTACCTAGCTGAGATTCAGGCTGATTATGAAAAAGCGCGCACCCAGCATGCCAATAAAAAAGGCACGCCTATGCTCACCATTGCCGAAGCACGCGCTAACAAAGCCGATTTGTCTTTTGCAGGTGCAGATGCACCGGTGAAACCTAAGTTTATCGGTCGCCGCGAGATTAAAAACGCAGATTTGAGCGTGATTGCCCAATACATAGACTGGACACCATTCTTCCAAACTTGGGATCTGGCGGGCTTCTATCCTGCTATTTTGAAAGATGAAGTAGTCGGCGATGCTGCCACCAAGTTGTTCAATGAAGCGCAAATGATGTTGAAAAAAATCATCGACGGGCGCTGGCTCACCGCCAATGGTGTGGTGGCGTTGCATCCGGCCAATCGCACGGGTGATGATGATATTGAAATTTACACCGACGAAACACGCACCAATATTGCCTTTACTTACTACGGTATGCGTCAGCAAACCGTGAAACCGGTGATTGATGGCATTGCCCGCCCTAACCAATGTTTAGCAGATTTTATTGCACCTAAAGGCACGCCGGATTACATCGGCCTGTTTGCAGTGACGGCTGGTCTGGGGATAGAAAAGCACGAGCAACGCTTTGAAGCCGCGCATGACGACTATAGCAGCATCATGTTAAAAGCCTTGGCGGATAGGCTGGCGGAAGCGTTTGCCGAATATATGCACGAACGTGTACGTGTGGATTTCTGGGGTTATGCGCCGAATGAAAACGTAACTAAAGAAGGTCTGATTAAAGAGCAATACCAAGGTATCCGTCCAGCGCCAGGCTACCCTGCGTGCCCGGACCACACGGTAAAACCGGATATGTTCAAGTTGCTGCAAGCTGAAGCGATTAGCATGGCATTAACTGAGTCATTTGCCATGTCACCTGGGGCTGCGGTTTCAGGCTTCTATTTTGCACATCCGGAAAGTAAATATTTCAGTGTGGATAAAATTGGCATAGACCAATTAGAAGATATGGCAAAACGCAGAGGCTTAACTAAAGAGTATTTAGAACGTTGGTTAGCGCCTAATCTGTCTTAA
- a CDS encoding YifB family Mg chelatase-like AAA ATPase gives MSLAVLYSRALTGMDAPEVVVEVHLANGLPSFTIVGLPEAEVKESKDRVRAALQTAQFEFPARRITVNLAPADLPKESGRYDLPIALGILAASGQIPAAALSQYEFAGELALTGELRPVRGALAMTYKSYQSGRAFILPTDSALEAALVSDAVIYPAKNLLEVCAHLTGRTLLVQLDAQCQAQPIVYPDFSEVKGQSAPKRALEIAAAGGHSVIMSGPPGTGKSMLASRFVGILPSMAEDEALESAALQSLNGQYKVEHWKRRPFRSPHHTASGVALVGGGGVPRPGEISLAHRGVLFLDELPEFDRKVLEVLREPLESGHITISRAARQADFPAQFQLIAAMNPCPCGYLGHFNNKCRCTPDQVARYKGKISGPLLDRIDLHIEVAALKEDELTAAADAEASDVIRLRVEKARNLQLARQGKANFALGTAEIEMHCQLDAAGLALLKTAISRLNLSARAYHRILKVARSIADLAGEVEIKPAHIAEAVQYRRGDV, from the coding sequence ATGAGCTTAGCCGTATTGTATAGTCGGGCGCTTACTGGCATGGATGCGCCAGAGGTAGTGGTAGAGGTGCACTTAGCCAATGGTTTGCCTAGCTTTACAATTGTAGGCTTGCCCGAGGCTGAGGTAAAAGAGAGTAAAGACCGCGTGCGTGCTGCCTTACAAACGGCACAGTTTGAGTTTCCGGCACGGCGTATCACGGTAAATTTAGCACCGGCTGACTTGCCCAAAGAGAGTGGGCGTTATGACTTGCCTATCGCACTCGGCATATTGGCAGCAAGTGGCCAGATTCCGGCAGCAGCTTTATCTCAATATGAGTTTGCGGGTGAGTTGGCGCTCACCGGTGAATTGCGCCCAGTGCGCGGTGCATTGGCCATGACTTATAAGTCTTACCAGAGTGGACGCGCCTTTATTTTGCCTACCGACAGTGCGCTAGAGGCGGCATTGGTGAGTGACGCTGTGATCTATCCGGCAAAAAACTTGCTAGAAGTGTGCGCACATTTAACTGGGCGCACCTTATTGGTGCAATTGGACGCACAATGTCAGGCGCAACCGATTGTTTATCCAGATTTTAGTGAGGTTAAGGGTCAGTCCGCACCTAAACGTGCCTTAGAGATTGCTGCGGCTGGTGGCCATAGTGTGATTATGAGCGGGCCGCCCGGCACTGGTAAGAGTATGCTGGCCAGCCGTTTTGTCGGCATACTACCAAGCATGGCAGAAGACGAAGCGCTTGAATCCGCTGCGCTACAGTCGCTCAATGGTCAATATAAAGTGGAACATTGGAAGCGGCGTCCATTCCGCTCTCCCCATCACACTGCCTCAGGCGTGGCATTGGTGGGTGGCGGTGGCGTGCCGCGACCAGGTGAGATTTCATTGGCACACCGCGGCGTTTTATTCTTAGATGAACTGCCGGAGTTTGACCGTAAAGTGCTGGAGGTGTTACGTGAGCCTTTGGAAAGCGGGCATATCACTATTTCGCGTGCGGCACGTCAGGCGGATTTCCCTGCACAGTTTCAGCTAATTGCCGCCATGAACCCCTGCCCTTGCGGTTATTTGGGGCATTTCAACAATAAATGCCGTTGCACGCCTGATCAGGTTGCGCGCTATAAAGGCAAAATATCCGGTCCGTTGCTGGATCGTATCGATCTGCATATAGAAGTAGCGGCATTAAAAGAGGATGAGCTGACGGCAGCTGCCGACGCGGAAGCCAGCGATGTGATCAGGCTACGGGTTGAAAAAGCACGCAATTTGCAGCTGGCGCGTCAAGGTAAAGCGAACTTTGCACTTGGCACTGCAGAAATAGAGATGCATTGTCAGCTTGATGCGGCAGGTTTGGCTTTATTAAAAACGGCGATATCACGCCTTAATCTATCAGCACGCGCTTATCATCGTATCTTAAAAGTTGCGCGCAGTATTGCCGATTTGGCGGGAGAGGTTGAGATTAAACCTGCTCACATCGCCGAAGCCGTGCAATATAGACGTGGTGACGTATAG
- a CDS encoding P-II family nitrogen regulator, translating to MKFVSAIIKPFKLDEVREALSIIGVQGITVTEVKGFGRQKGHTELYRGAEYVVDFLPKVKLEVAIKDELLDQVVDAIEKSAATGKIGDGKIFIFNLEEVYRIRTGETGVEAL from the coding sequence ATGAAATTTGTATCCGCAATTATCAAGCCTTTTAAGCTTGACGAAGTGCGCGAGGCACTTTCAATTATCGGTGTACAGGGCATCACTGTAACCGAAGTGAAGGGTTTTGGACGCCAAAAAGGCCACACAGAGCTGTACCGTGGCGCTGAGTACGTAGTAGATTTTTTACCAAAAGTTAAACTAGAAGTAGCGATTAAAGATGAGTTGCTAGACCAAGTAGTAGATGCGATTGAAAAATCTGCAGCTACAGGTAAGATTGGCGACGGTAAGATTTTTATCTTTAATCTAGAAGAAGTCTACCGCATTCGTACCGGTGAAACCGGTGTAGAAGCTCTATAA
- a CDS encoding TorF family putative porin: MRKSILTLAVLSTLALPSFASATEETAETTAKAPESAWSLTSNVGFVSDYYARGVSQSWHKPAVQGGIDVAHSSGFYAGAWGSSVTPNTFPDATVELDAYAGYNGSIPAVDGLGYSVGAIGYFYPGGSWSKYTYNTAPGVKQTPQGGRWDTYEANFGLSYKWLSAKASVTLGDWYGAEKKTGWDGGTSGTTYLELNAAYPLPWYDLTLVGHIGHLNVAGELNKTYTSSSGQQPSATNESGNPDYTDYKLGLSKAFKIANSEGWNAGVYYVGNTNGSYWGNKGYGGSSFNGSKQAKDLSADRVVVTIGRTF; encoded by the coding sequence ATGCGTAAATCAATACTAACACTAGCTGTTTTAAGTACACTCGCCCTGCCTTCATTCGCATCGGCAACAGAAGAAACTGCAGAAACAACAGCCAAAGCACCGGAATCTGCTTGGTCATTAACATCAAACGTTGGCTTTGTTTCAGACTACTATGCACGTGGTGTTTCACAATCTTGGCATAAACCAGCTGTTCAAGGCGGTATAGACGTTGCTCACTCAAGCGGTTTTTATGCTGGTGCATGGGGCTCAAGCGTTACACCAAACACATTCCCTGACGCCACTGTAGAGTTAGATGCATACGCTGGCTACAATGGTTCAATCCCAGCAGTAGATGGCTTAGGCTACTCTGTAGGTGCAATTGGCTACTTCTATCCAGGCGGCAGCTGGAGCAAATACACATACAACACGGCACCAGGTGTTAAACAAACTCCACAAGGTGGTCGCTGGGATACCTATGAAGCTAACTTCGGCTTGTCATACAAATGGCTAAGTGCAAAAGCATCAGTTACATTAGGTGACTGGTACGGCGCGGAAAAGAAAACTGGCTGGGATGGCGGCACTAGCGGCACAACTTATTTAGAGTTAAATGCAGCATACCCATTACCATGGTACGACTTAACCTTAGTAGGTCACATTGGTCACTTGAATGTTGCTGGTGAACTTAACAAAACCTACACATCAAGTTCAGGTCAACAACCATCTGCAACAAATGAAAGTGGCAATCCTGATTACACAGATTACAAACTTGGCTTAAGCAAAGCATTCAAGATTGCTAACTCTGAAGGCTGGAATGCAGGCGTTTACTATGTTGGCAACACCAATGGTAGTTACTGGGGCAACAAAGGCTACGGTGGCTCAAGCTTTAATGGCAGCAAACAAGCTAAAGATTTAAGTGCTGATCGTGTAGTTGTGACTATCGGTCGTACGTTCTAA